One genomic window of Leptotrichia shahii includes the following:
- the hisH gene encoding imidazole glycerol phosphate synthase subunit HisH — MIAVIDYGVGNLFSLLSSLNYVGLDTKLTNNVEEIKSAKGIILPGVGAFRDAVSNLEKYGLKDILIDEAKNGKPFLGICLGMQMLFEKSYEYGEFEGLGLINGTVEEIKKYIPKNSDLKIPHMGWNSLKINDEFKNDKILKDVNTEDEEYVYYVHSYFAKTDIKNIVAYSEYGIKISGIVKNKNVYGMQFHPEKSGNTGLKLLKNWGELVK, encoded by the coding sequence ATGATAGCAGTGATTGATTATGGAGTGGGAAATCTTTTTTCCTTACTATCTTCTCTAAATTATGTTGGACTTGATACAAAACTGACTAATAATGTTGAAGAGATTAAAAGTGCGAAAGGAATAATTTTGCCAGGAGTGGGGGCATTTAGGGACGCTGTTTCTAATCTTGAAAAATATGGGTTAAAAGATATTTTGATAGATGAAGCGAAGAATGGAAAGCCGTTTTTGGGAATTTGTCTTGGAATGCAAATGCTTTTTGAGAAAAGTTATGAATATGGTGAATTTGAAGGGCTTGGGCTTATAAATGGAACAGTTGAGGAAATTAAGAAATATATTCCAAAAAATTCTGATTTGAAAATACCTCATATGGGTTGGAATAGCTTGAAAATAAATGATGAATTTAAAAATGATAAAATTTTGAAAGATGTGAATACTGAAGATGAAGAATATGTGTATTATGTGCATTCATATTTTGCAAAAACTGATATAAAAAATATTGTTGCATATTCAGAATACGGAATAAAAATTTCTGGAATTGTGAAAAATAAAAATGTTTATGGAATGCAGTTTCATCCTGAAAAATCTGGAAATACTGGTTTGAAGTTATTGAAAAATTGGGGTGAATTGGTGAAATAA